A region of Takifugu flavidus isolate HTHZ2018 chromosome 2, ASM371156v2, whole genome shotgun sequence DNA encodes the following proteins:
- the secisbp2l gene encoding selenocysteine insertion sequence-binding protein 2-like codes for MLLTDMDASDNKDVKLSAEVEPFIPQRKGLDGTLVGMSLSGEAGGVSGGVETTPIPSYLITCYPFVQENQPNRQHPMYNGGELRWQQPNPSPGGSYLAYPILSSPQPPVSNDYAYYQIMPAPCPPVMGFYQPFHGAYAGPMQTGVVSPVSADVSERPLPLGLPYGMASQRGRGMVRPNVLSKQQLGICQSPRGRRPPTRSVAVQKEVCTFSPDGRTKTVMLVDAAQQTDFPGEVSGRSAVERVSPLLWKSRTKRRRASNSGEIYSEQGATEADIDSDSGYCSPKHNQAQGATQRTENTAASTGVEAGVMTAGTWVNVTSRPLQKSWGDRNGQFYRAGQRKNPEQRNFSQDFHNGYTGHGPSNQSEPRLQPAVATPEPLYFEDEDEFPDLTNERGVQRNTRPESNSMQTHIQPKLPKNLLENLPENSPINIVQTPIPITTSVPKRAKSQRKKALAAALATAQEYSEISMEQKKLQETFTKTAGKKSKTSVELDLGDMLAALEKQQQAMKARQLNNTKPLSFTVGTTSPFHGSGSNSMSSMLKGQQQPYSAPHNPLDSTAPRVKRGKEREIPKVKRPTALKKIILKEREGKKGKTSVDSESSGQEENREECLHFTDDLTQEPTSQDENGLSVPSDTSLSPASQNSPYSITPVSQGSPASSGIGSPMASNAITKIHSRRFREYCNQVLSKEIDESVTLLLQELVRFQERVYQKDPTKAKSKRRLVMGLREVTKHMKLQTIKCVIISPNCEKIQAKGGLDEALYNVIAMAREQEIPFVFALGRKALGRCVNKLVPVSVVGIFNFSGAESLFNQLVSLTEEARKAYKDMVSALEQEQTEEALKNEKKVPHQMGHYRNHSAASAVSFCSIFSEPISEVNEKEYETNWRSMVETSDALEPLETEPSRPARSTNQKESDVLAASSGSAPSGSTAAQPRAAPPTQGTGEKEEVRVDDRLELASQQSTETGSLDGSCRGPLNSSITSTTSTLVPGMLEEAEEEEEEEDDYTPKPVSVEPTRSSRIESWVSKTLENLQLGKSQDSTEEEEEEEEEEEEEDDDDDRGQSDAEEDLDSADVTEASMSSKEKVEAKLPG; via the exons ATGTTGCTGACTGACATGGACGCCAGTGACAACAAG GATGTAAAGCTTTCAGCCGAAGTAGAGCCATTTATCCCGCAAAGGAAAGGTCTTGACGGAACTCTAGTGGGCATGAGTCTTTCTGGAGAGGCAGGTGGAGTCAGTGGAGGGGTGGAAACCACTCCCATACCCAGCTACCTCATCACCTGCTACCCTTTTGTCCAGGAGAACCAACCTAACAG GCAACATCCTATGTATAACGGAGGGGAGCTGCGCTGGCAGCAGcctaaccccagccctggtGGATCATACCTGGCCTACCCCATCTTGTCCTCCCCCCAGCCTCCTGTCTCCAATGACTATGCTTACTACCAGATTATGCCTGCTCCCTGCCCACCTGTGATGGGCTTCTACCAGCCCTTCCATGGTGCTTATGCAGGACCCATGCAAACTGGAGTGGTCAGCCCCGTCTCTGCAGATGTCAGCGAAAGGCCGCTGCCCCTGGGGTTGCCGTATGGGATGGCCAGTCAGAGGGGGAGAGGCATGGTCCGACCTAATGTTCTCTCAAAG caACAGTTGGGAATATGTCAGTCTCCAAGAGGTCGCAGGCCTCCAACCAGGAGTGTGGCCGTGCAGAAGGAGGTTTGTACCTTCAGTCCTGATGGAAGGACCAAGACAGTCATGTTGGTGGATGCAGCTCAGCAGACTG ATTTTCCTGGCGAGGTGTCAGGACGGAGCGCCGTTGAGCGGGTGAGCCCCCTCTTGTGGAAGTCCCGAACCAAGAGACGACGAGCGTCTAATTCAGGTGAAATCTACAGCGAGCAGGGCGCCACTGAGGCGGACATCGACAGTGACAGCGGCTATTGTAGCCCTAAACACAACCAGGCCCAAGGAGCAACGCAGCGAACAGAGAATACAGCAGCGTCTACG GGAGTTGAAGCTGGTGTGATGACAG CAGGTACATGGGTAAACGTAACCTCCCGGCCCCTCCAAAAATCTTGGGGAGACAGGAATGGTCAGTTTTATCGAGCCGGCCAAAGGAAGAATCCTGAGCAGAGGAACTTCTCACAG GATTTCCACAATGGATATACAGGGCACGGGCCATCTAACCAATCAGAACCAAGGCTACAGCCAGCAGTGGCCACCCCAGAGCCCCTCTATTTTGAG GATGAAGATGAGTTCCCAGATTTAACCAATGAAAGGGGTGTCCAGCGCAACACAAGACCAGAATCTAACTCCATGCAAACGCACATCCAGCCTAAATTGCCCAAAAACCTG CTGGAAAACTTACCAGAAAACTCCCCTATCAACATCGTGCAGACGCCCATTCCTATTACAACCTCTGTTCCGAAGAGAGCCAAGAGCCAGAGGAAGAAAGCATTGGCTGCAGCTTTGGCCACCGCACAGGAGTATTCTGAAATCAGCATGGAACAGAAGAAATTACAG GAGACGTTCACTAAAACGGCAGGGAAGAAGAGTAAAACATCTGTGGAGCTGGACTTGGGAGACATGTTGGCAGCTTTAGAGAAACAGCAACAGGCCATGAAGGCCCGACAGCTCAACAACACCAAGCCTTTGTCTTTTACAG TTGGAACGACGTCTCCATTCCACGGGTCTGGTTCCAACAGCATGTCGTCCATGTTGAAGGGTCAGCAGCAGCCATACTCAGCCCCACATAATCCTCTGGATTCCACTGCTCCGCGCGtcaagagagggaaggagagagagatccCCAAAGTGAAACGGCCAACAGCCCTCAAGAAG ATTATCTTAAAGGAacgtgaggggaaaaaaggtaaAACAAGTGTGGACTCAGAGTCTTCGGGCCAGGAGGAGAACAGGGAAGAATGTCTGCATTTTACAGATGATCTGACACAAGAACCCACTTCACAAGATG AAAATGGCCTGAGTGTGCCGAGCGATAcgtccctctccccagccagtCAGAACTCTCCCTACAGCATCACCCCGGTATCTCAGGGTTCTCCGGCCAGCTCTGGCATCGGGAGTCCTATGGCTTCAAACGCCATCACCAAGATCCACAGTCGTCGCTTCAGAGA GTACTGTAACCAGGTGCTGAGTAAGGAGATCGATGAGAGCGTGACTTTGCTCCTGCAGGAACTGGTTCGTTTCCAAGAGCGGGTCTACCAGAAGGATCCCACAAAGGCCAAATCCAAGCGGCGCCTGGTCATGGGGCTCAGAGAGGTCACCAAGCACATGAAGCTACAAACCATCAAATGTGTCATCATCTCCCCTAACTGCGAGAAGATCCAGGCCAAAG GTGGTCTGGATGAAGCCTTGTATAATGTCATCGCCATGGCTCGAGAACAGGAGATCCCATTTGTGTTTGCTTTGGGCAGAAAAGCTCTCGGACGATGCGTCAACAAGCTGGTGCCTGTCAGCGTGGTCGGCATTTTTAACTTTTCCGGAGCTGAG AGTCTCTTCAACCAGCTGGTTTCTCTTACTGAAGAAGCCAGGAAGGCCTATAAAGACATGGTGTcagctctggagcaggagcagactgAGGAAGCTCTGAAGAATGAAAAGAAGGTCCCACACCAAATGGGTCATTACCGGAACcattctgctgcctctgctgtctctttttgctccattttctccGAACCCATCTCAGAGGTCAACGAAAAGGAGTATG AGACGAACTGGAGGAGTATGGTCGAGACATCAGATGCCTTGGAGCCATTGGAAACTGAGCCGAGTCGACCCGCACGATCAACCAACCAGAAGGAGAGTGATGTTTTGGCAGCCAGCTCTGGCAGCGCTCCATCTGGCTCCACCGCTGCCCAGCCCAGGGCAGCACCCCCAACACAGGGCACAGGGGAGAAGGAAGAGGTCCGTGTGGACGACCGGCTGGAGCTGGCCTCTCAGCAGAGCACAGAGACGGGCTCTTTGGACGGGAGCTGCAGGGGCCCCCTGaactcctccatcacttccacCACTTCCACCCTGGTGCCTGGCATGttagaggaagcagaggaggaggaagaggaggaggacgactaCACTCCCAAGCCCGTTTCGGTGGAGCCCACCCGCAGCAGCCGCATTGAATCATGGGTGTCTAAGACCCTGGAGAACCTGCAGTTAGGAAAGAGCCAGGAcagcacagaagaagaagaagaggaggaggaggaggaagaagaagaagatgatgatgatgacagaggGCAGAGTGATGCTGAGGAGGACTTGGACTCAGCAGACGTCACAGAGGCATCAATGTCAAGCAAAGAGAAGGTGGAAGCAAAGCTTCCTGGATGA